A window of the Synechococcus sp. M16.1 genome harbors these coding sequences:
- a CDS encoding alpha/beta fold hydrolase: MGDPHAEEAVLLIHGFGANTNHWRFNQPVLAELMPTYAIDLLGFGRSDQPRARLKDESVSADAVHYGFDLWGQQVTDFCRQVIDRPVRLVGNSIGGVVALRAAQLLGERCRGVVLIDCAQRLMDDKQLASQPAWMAWVRPLLKTMVRQRWLSTALFRNAARPGVIRSVLKQAYPSGANIDDELVDLLFQPTQREGAAEAFRGFINLFDDYLAPQLMEELKLPVDLIWGERDPWEPIAEAERWAQTLNCVQSLSVIHNAGHCPHDEAPDQVNPVLQRLINKKSIQQAT; the protein is encoded by the coding sequence ATGGGCGACCCCCATGCCGAAGAGGCCGTGTTGCTGATTCATGGTTTCGGGGCCAACACCAACCACTGGCGCTTCAACCAACCGGTACTGGCCGAACTGATGCCCACCTACGCCATCGATCTGCTCGGTTTCGGGCGCAGCGATCAGCCTCGGGCTCGCTTGAAGGATGAATCCGTTTCAGCGGATGCCGTTCATTACGGCTTTGATCTGTGGGGGCAGCAGGTGACTGACTTCTGCCGCCAAGTCATCGATCGCCCGGTGCGACTGGTGGGCAACTCGATCGGTGGGGTCGTTGCCCTGCGAGCCGCACAACTGCTCGGCGAGCGCTGCCGTGGCGTGGTGCTGATCGACTGCGCCCAGCGCTTGATGGACGACAAACAACTGGCCTCACAACCGGCCTGGATGGCATGGGTCCGGCCGCTGCTGAAAACGATGGTGCGGCAGCGCTGGCTCAGCACTGCGCTGTTCCGCAATGCCGCACGGCCCGGCGTGATCCGCAGCGTGTTGAAGCAGGCTTATCCCAGTGGCGCCAACATCGACGACGAGCTGGTGGACCTGCTGTTTCAACCAACCCAACGCGAAGGTGCCGCTGAGGCTTTCCGCGGATTCATCAACCTGTTCGACGATTACTTGGCACCACAACTGATGGAAGAGCTCAAGCTCCCCGTGGATCTGATCTGGGGCGAACGCGACCCCTGGGAGCCAATTGCTGAAGCCGAGCGCTGGGCCCAGACCCTGAACTGCGTTCAATCCCTCTCAGTGATTCACAACGCAGGCCACTGCCCCCACGACGAAGCACCGGATCAAGTCAATCCGGTGCTGCAAAGGCTGATCAACAAAAAATCAATTCAGCAGGCGACGTAG